One window from the genome of Vagococcus entomophilus encodes:
- a CDS encoding amino acid ABC transporter permease, which translates to MYIPTINFQLLLESIPFVLSGLPFTLGIACFAFIMGNIVGIGLMVLGFFAPKWGRSLIRLYLSFFRGVPGLVLLFLLYFALPYRLSALQASCICFTLTSSAFIGEIYRGSVQGVSHGQWDAASALGLSRKTILLKIILPQAFRISVPALGNVAMDLLKSTSLAAMITVPEIFQKAKIVGGREFDYLTMYILVALIYWGLCVGIGQIQAVIEKKLQPFAS; encoded by the coding sequence ATGTATATTCCAACGATTAACTTTCAGCTATTACTAGAATCTATTCCATTTGTTCTTTCGGGACTGCCCTTTACGCTTGGAATTGCATGTTTTGCTTTTATAATGGGAAATATAGTTGGAATTGGACTAATGGTCTTAGGTTTTTTTGCTCCAAAATGGGGACGTAGCTTGATTCGGTTGTACTTGTCTTTTTTTCGAGGCGTTCCGGGTCTGGTCTTACTGTTTTTATTATACTTTGCCCTACCTTATCGCTTGAGTGCCTTGCAAGCTAGTTGTATCTGTTTTACACTCACCAGTAGTGCCTTTATCGGGGAAATTTATCGTGGCTCGGTTCAAGGAGTCAGTCATGGACAGTGGGATGCAGCCAGTGCGTTGGGACTTTCAAGAAAAACGATTCTACTCAAGATTATCTTGCCACAAGCTTTTCGCATATCTGTTCCAGCCCTTGGCAATGTGGCGATGGATTTATTGAAGAGTACGTCTTTGGCAGCCATGATTACAGTTCCTGAGATTTTTCAAAAAGCGAAAATTGTTGGTGGGCGTGAATTTGACTATTTGACGATGTATATTTTAGTAGCACTGATTTACTGGGGCTTATGTGTCGGGATTGGACAAATTCAAGCTGTTATCGAAAAAAAATTACAACCATTTGCAAGTTAA
- a CDS encoding helix-turn-helix domain-containing protein has translation MVYFRDNKEELYGEVIRNIRIAKGYSLEDVSEGIMSYSLLSKFERGSTIITVDKFIKILEKLDISLHEFELIINNYKEAPMPLLFNNIKRLYNEKNLFLLKRLEQKEDSLYKVYGEEKYKLNSIVINILLDIVTHQKKVSEVFIEELTEYLFSTEQWTHYDLYLYSFSLPRLNIQTILVFSKELLKKPFLYTDSIEFKRMIIKIILSTIFVCLKSSCFEEALFFLDAIRHHVETGEFICERAIFKYLKGCFYLKTGEYVTGKKMMEETILIIKYFDEEQVLEYIKEQFVI, from the coding sequence ATGGTGTATTTTAGGGATAACAAAGAGGAATTGTACGGTGAAGTCATACGAAATATTCGAATTGCAAAAGGATATAGTTTGGAAGATGTCTCAGAAGGGATTATGTCGTATTCTTTGTTATCTAAATTTGAGAGAGGAAGCACAATTATTACTGTGGATAAGTTTATTAAGATATTAGAAAAGTTGGATATAAGCTTACATGAGTTTGAACTAATCATTAACAACTATAAAGAAGCACCGATGCCGTTATTGTTTAATAATATTAAAAGATTATACAATGAAAAAAATCTATTTCTTTTAAAACGTTTGGAACAAAAAGAAGACTCTTTGTATAAAGTTTATGGGGAAGAAAAATATAAGCTGAATTCAATTGTGATTAATATATTACTAGATATTGTGACACATCAAAAGAAAGTCTCGGAAGTTTTTATTGAAGAATTAACGGAATATTTATTTTCTACGGAACAATGGACTCATTATGATTTATATTTATATTCTTTTTCTTTGCCAAGATTAAATATTCAAACAATTCTGGTGTTTTCTAAAGAATTGTTAAAAAAACCGTTCCTTTATACAGACTCTATTGAGTTTAAAAGAATGATTATAAAAATTATCTTAAGTACTATTTTTGTCTGTCTAAAATCTAGTTGTTTTGAAGAAGCTTTATTTTTTTTAGATGCCATAAGGCACCATGTGGAAACGGGAGAATTTATTTGTGAAAGAGCGATTTTTAAATATTTAAAAGGGTGCTTTTATTTGAAAACAGGAGAATATGTTACAGGGAAAAAAATGATGGAAGAAACAATCTTGATTATTAAATATTTTGATGAAGAGCAGGTTTTAGAATATATTAAAGAGCAATTTGTCATATAA
- the rpsO gene encoding 30S ribosomal protein S15: MAISKERKNEIMTKFARHEGDTGSPEVQIAVLTEEINHLNEHARVHKKDHHSYRGLMKKVGHRRNLLAYLRKTDVQRYRELIQSLGLRR, encoded by the coding sequence ATGGCTATTTCAAAAGAAAGAAAAAACGAAATTATGACTAAGTTTGCTCGTCATGAAGGGGATACTGGTTCTCCAGAAGTACAAATTGCTGTATTGACAGAAGAAATCAACCACTTAAATGAGCATGCTCGTGTTCACAAAAAAGATCACCATTCTTATCGTGGACTAATGAAAAAAGTTGGTCATCGTCGTAACTTATTAGCTTATTTACGTAAAACTGATGTTCAACGTTACCGTGAATTAATCCAAAGTTTAGGATTACGTCGTTAA
- the def gene encoding peptide deformylase — translation MITMKDIIREGNPTLRKVAEDVPFPLSDEDRKLAEEMQTFLTNSQDPVLAEKYGLRGGVGLAAPQLDVSKRIIALLVPSMDPKNPEPTLDTVMFNPKVISHSVQEACLADGEGCLSVDRDVPGYVVRHNKITVTYEDAQGNKQKKRFKGYEAIVVQHEIDHTNGIMFYDHINTKAPLTLKEGVLVIE, via the coding sequence TTGATTACAATGAAAGACATCATTCGAGAAGGAAACCCTACGCTTCGAAAAGTGGCCGAAGACGTTCCCTTTCCTCTATCAGATGAAGACCGAAAATTAGCCGAAGAAATGCAAACTTTTTTAACAAATAGTCAAGACCCAGTTCTTGCTGAAAAATATGGTTTACGTGGTGGGGTTGGCTTAGCAGCACCTCAATTGGATGTTTCCAAAAGAATCATTGCTCTTCTTGTTCCGAGCATGGATCCGAAAAATCCAGAACCTACTTTGGATACTGTGATGTTCAATCCTAAAGTGATCAGCCACTCTGTTCAAGAGGCGTGTCTAGCAGATGGTGAAGGCTGTTTATCTGTAGATCGTGATGTTCCAGGGTATGTTGTACGCCATAATAAAATAACCGTAACCTATGAGGATGCACAAGGAAACAAACAAAAAAAACGCTTCAAAGGCTACGAAGCAATTGTGGTACAGCATGAAATTGATCATACTAATGGGATTATGTTTTACGACCACATCAATACCAAGGCACCTCTTACATTAAAAGAAGGCGTACTTGTAATTGAATAA
- a CDS encoding DUF5626 family protein, translating to MKKLFLGFAMAMGLLAFSNSTSMKVEASEVQAPMKLATTFNLNTDNEKTISNNSGELTIKKHNNPLVQTRIADDVYDLYYHSFDGKFNCGYRAVIANNMFIDVDQPWNELYGMNVLYQTLGMDSSTKATYFMNVENCWGQNWNQYLVGEIDYFGRLNVQLFHN from the coding sequence ATGAAGAAATTATTTTTAGGTTTTGCAATGGCAATGGGATTATTAGCTTTTTCGAATAGCACATCAATGAAAGTAGAAGCAAGTGAAGTGCAAGCACCAATGAAATTGGCAACAACGTTCAATTTAAATACTGATAATGAAAAAACTATTTCGAATAATTCAGGTGAATTAACAATCAAAAAACACAATAATCCATTAGTGCAAACTAGAATAGCGGATGATGTCTATGATTTGTATTATCATTCATTTGATGGAAAATTCAATTGTGGCTACCGCGCTGTAATCGCTAATAACATGTTTATTGATGTTGATCAACCATGGAATGAGTTATATGGAATGAATGTCCTTTATCAAACTTTAGGTATGGATTCTTCTACAAAAGCAACTTATTTTATGAATGTAGAAAATTGCTGGGGACAAAATTGGAATCAATATTTAGTTGGGGAGATTGACTACTTTGGAAGGTTAAACGTTCAACTGTTCCATAACTAG
- the pnp gene encoding polyribonucleotide nucleotidyltransferase, with product MSTEKKVFSTNWGGRSLSVEVGQLAKQANGAVLVRYGDTAVLTAAVASKEAKDVDFFPLTVNYEEKMYAVGKVPGGFIKREGRPSEKATLTARLIDRPIRPMFAEGFRNEVQVTNIVMSVEQDCTPEMSAMLGSSLALCVSDIPFNGPIAGVDVGRVDGEFVLNPTVEQAEKSDIHLSVAGTKDAINMVESGAAEASEEDMLAALLFGHAAIKELVAFQEEIMHAVGKEKMEIQLLQIDADLEKEVNDAHMPAMTAAIQTEEKLAREDAIEAVKNDVYALYEEKFAEDAEATKKLKEVRQILENMEKNEVRRLITVEKIRPDGRKIDEIRPLAGEVGLLPRVHGSGLFTRGQTQALSACTLAPLGEHQIIDGLGVEDSKRFIHHYNFPQFCVGSTGRSGSPGRREIGHGALGERALSQVIPSESEFPYTIRLVAEVLESNGSSSQASICAGTLALMDAGVPIKAPVAGIAMGLVKNDEDYTVLTDIQGLEDHLGDMDFKVAGTKDGITALQMDIKIDGITEQILTEALMQAKKARMEILEVLTNTLSAPREELSEYAPKIEMMTIKPAKIKDVIGKGGDTINGIIEETGVKIDIDQDGNVSIASADAQMIKRAKQIIEELTKEIEIGHVYKGKVVRIEKFGAFVNIAKGKDALVHISQLAHERVNKVEDILKMGQMLDVKVTEIDKQGRVNASRKALIKEEPKEESTAQQEAASK from the coding sequence ATGAGTACAGAAAAAAAAGTATTTAGCACGAACTGGGGCGGACGTTCTCTAAGTGTTGAAGTTGGACAATTAGCAAAACAAGCGAATGGAGCAGTTCTAGTTCGTTATGGTGACACAGCGGTTTTGACAGCAGCTGTTGCATCAAAAGAAGCAAAAGATGTTGATTTTTTTCCGTTAACAGTGAACTACGAAGAAAAAATGTACGCAGTAGGTAAAGTCCCAGGCGGATTTATCAAAAGAGAAGGCAGACCAAGTGAAAAAGCTACCCTGACTGCTCGATTGATTGATCGTCCGATTCGTCCGATGTTTGCAGAAGGCTTTCGTAATGAAGTTCAAGTCACCAATATTGTGATGAGTGTAGAGCAAGACTGTACACCAGAAATGTCAGCTATGTTAGGTTCTTCTCTAGCGTTATGCGTATCTGATATTCCTTTTAATGGCCCAATTGCGGGAGTGGATGTGGGTCGTGTTGATGGAGAATTTGTACTGAATCCAACGGTTGAACAAGCTGAAAAAAGTGACATTCATCTAAGCGTTGCAGGTACAAAAGATGCAATCAATATGGTTGAAAGTGGTGCAGCTGAAGCCTCAGAAGAAGATATGTTAGCGGCTCTTTTATTCGGACATGCTGCTATCAAAGAGCTTGTAGCCTTTCAAGAAGAAATTATGCATGCTGTGGGCAAGGAAAAAATGGAGATTCAATTACTTCAGATTGATGCTGATTTAGAAAAAGAAGTCAATGACGCACATATGCCGGCTATGACTGCAGCTATTCAAACAGAAGAAAAATTAGCTCGTGAAGATGCTATTGAAGCAGTCAAAAACGACGTATACGCTCTTTATGAAGAAAAATTTGCAGAAGATGCAGAAGCAACGAAAAAACTAAAAGAAGTTCGCCAAATCCTAGAAAATATGGAAAAAAACGAAGTTCGTCGTTTAATTACAGTTGAAAAAATCCGACCTGATGGCCGTAAAATTGATGAAATTCGTCCTCTTGCTGGAGAAGTTGGCCTACTTCCTCGTGTCCATGGTTCTGGTTTGTTTACTCGTGGGCAAACGCAAGCTCTATCTGCTTGTACACTAGCACCGCTTGGAGAACATCAAATTATTGATGGATTGGGTGTAGAAGACAGCAAACGTTTTATTCATCATTATAATTTCCCACAATTTTGTGTGGGTTCAACGGGCCGTTCTGGTTCCCCAGGTCGACGTGAGATTGGACACGGAGCATTAGGAGAACGGGCACTTTCTCAAGTGATTCCATCTGAAAGCGAATTTCCTTATACGATTCGTTTAGTTGCTGAGGTTTTAGAATCCAACGGTTCATCTTCTCAAGCAAGTATTTGTGCAGGAACGTTAGCGCTTATGGATGCAGGTGTTCCAATTAAAGCGCCAGTTGCTGGGATTGCTATGGGACTTGTCAAAAATGATGAAGACTATACTGTCTTGACAGATATTCAAGGCTTGGAAGATCATTTAGGAGACATGGACTTTAAAGTAGCAGGAACCAAAGATGGAATTACTGCTCTACAAATGGACATCAAGATTGATGGAATTACCGAACAAATCTTAACTGAAGCACTTATGCAGGCGAAAAAAGCTCGTATGGAAATTTTAGAGGTCTTAACCAACACGCTTTCTGCTCCTCGTGAAGAATTGAGTGAGTATGCGCCTAAGATTGAAATGATGACAATTAAACCTGCAAAAATCAAAGATGTCATTGGTAAAGGTGGAGACACAATCAATGGAATCATTGAAGAGACCGGAGTTAAGATTGACATTGACCAAGATGGTAATGTCAGCATCGCTTCTGCTGATGCGCAAATGATCAAACGTGCAAAACAAATCATCGAAGAATTAACCAAAGAAATTGAAATCGGGCATGTTTACAAGGGGAAAGTTGTCCGCATTGAAAAATTTGGTGCATTCGTGAATATTGCCAAAGGTAAAGATGCACTTGTCCATATTTCTCAACTTGCTCACGAACGCGTGAACAAAGTAGAAGATATTTTGAAAATGGGTCAAATGCTAGATGTGAAAGTAACGGAAATTGACAAACAAGGTCGTGTCAATGCATCAAGGAAGGCTTTGATTAAAGAAGAGCCAAAAGAAGAAAGTACAGCGCAACAAGAAGCTGCTTCAAAGTAG
- a CDS encoding formate/nitrite transporter family protein, whose protein sequence is MKHISGLMENIDYSIDKKMDLFSKSKSRYFIRAILACLFLTLGTAVAFAIAMKGEDITHGLGKMLYAFMFSWSLVMIVYMDAELGTSNMMYMTIGVYTKKTPLSTALKILFSCVLFNLIGGLVFGYLVSLTGPFQNLTPDNYLFTAIAGKLEKSTLQIFIEGIFANIVVNTAVIATLRMKDDGAKVASTIFIIFIFAFLGFEHVIANFPAFTLAYFASHGTLAAMTTASILHNLCFAFLGNFVGGGLIIGLGYAWLNNKETTYLD, encoded by the coding sequence ATGAAACATATTTCAGGTCTTATGGAAAATATCGATTATTCAATCGATAAAAAGATGGATTTGTTCAGCAAAAGCAAAAGTCGTTACTTCATTCGTGCGATTTTGGCGTGTTTATTTTTGACCCTTGGAACCGCGGTAGCGTTCGCCATTGCGATGAAAGGGGAAGACATTACACATGGTCTAGGCAAAATGCTTTATGCATTTATGTTTAGTTGGTCGCTTGTCATGATTGTGTATATGGATGCCGAACTTGGAACGTCTAATATGATGTATATGACAATTGGGGTTTACACGAAAAAAACGCCATTATCTACAGCACTAAAAATTTTATTTTCTTGTGTATTGTTCAATTTAATTGGTGGGTTAGTATTTGGTTATCTTGTTTCTCTAACCGGTCCTTTCCAAAATTTAACACCAGATAACTATTTGTTTACAGCGATTGCTGGAAAATTAGAGAAATCTACATTGCAAATTTTTATTGAAGGAATATTTGCAAATATTGTAGTAAACACAGCGGTCATTGCGACTTTGCGCATGAAAGATGATGGTGCGAAAGTCGCAAGTACAATCTTCATTATTTTCATTTTCGCTTTTTTAGGCTTCGAACACGTTATCGCCAACTTCCCAGCTTTTACACTTGCTTATTTTGCTTCGCATGGGACACTTGCAGCGATGACTACTGCAAGTATCCTCCACAACTTGTGTTTTGCTTTCTTAGGAAACTTTGTCGGTGGCGGGCTTATTATAGGACTTGGCTATGCTTGGCTGAACAACAAAGAAACTACGTATTTAGATTAA
- a CDS encoding Ig-like domain-containing protein — MNKQKQLATLLIATAVLAGGATTTLVYNETVHAQTVKGKKNVSTKKVETQDDGNFDVTTGWELKDYTSTLDIPVEKVFLQNATRPKTEVHYASTNFFNIGDAHFLAEKHVKLKANRTYKIKLLYGMKLTGMKPDNQPDGKVNFNGDEKVATTNPLTDQVYQKTITTTKDQEFVISMEFHSNDSSGVFLMVGYDGADPEGGIIEESIPAPTVESPEAGTTLVKGKAIAGNRVQVIDQDNQLLGENIADSNGNFEVGANRALVYHEKVKVLQIDTEGAKSDATTTIVEDTTPPESPKITDIDEKDQMVSGTAEKNSTVSIYNQAKKLLGSGKASDQGVVNFHLDDTSAKAGDSLIAVAEDQAGNKSKETEVAVTSSGSSDTTSSSSTSDTTSSTSTSDTTSSTSTSDTTSSTSTSDTTSSTSTSDTTSSTSTSDTTSSTSTSDTTSSSSTSDTTSSTSTNSGESGGSGTVPTSSANNHSDSNHNGGASRKLPRTNEQSNYLLVTIGGILLASVAWIMSKLRKEQ, encoded by the coding sequence ATGAACAAACAAAAACAACTTGCTACGTTACTTATTGCTACTGCTGTTTTAGCAGGTGGTGCTACAACGACTTTAGTCTATAACGAAACGGTACATGCTCAAACTGTCAAAGGCAAGAAAAATGTGTCAACCAAAAAAGTAGAAACACAAGATGACGGAAACTTTGATGTAACTACTGGCTGGGAATTAAAAGATTATACCAGTACATTGGATATCCCGGTAGAGAAAGTTTTTCTACAAAATGCTACAAGACCTAAGACAGAAGTTCACTATGCAAGTACGAATTTCTTTAATATTGGGGATGCTCATTTTTTGGCGGAAAAACATGTCAAATTAAAAGCAAATCGTACCTATAAAATTAAATTACTATATGGAATGAAGTTGACTGGAATGAAACCAGACAATCAGCCAGATGGAAAAGTTAACTTTAATGGTGACGAAAAAGTGGCTACTACTAATCCGTTAACAGACCAAGTATATCAAAAAACAATCACGACAACAAAAGATCAAGAATTTGTTATTTCTATGGAATTTCACTCGAATGATTCCTCAGGTGTTTTCCTAATGGTCGGCTATGATGGTGCAGATCCGGAAGGGGGAATTATCGAAGAAAGTATTCCAGCACCAACTGTCGAATCTCCAGAGGCTGGCACGACGCTAGTCAAAGGAAAAGCAATTGCTGGAAACAGAGTTCAGGTTATTGATCAAGATAATCAGCTTTTAGGTGAAAATATAGCAGATAGCAATGGAAACTTTGAAGTGGGTGCAAATCGGGCATTAGTTTATCATGAAAAAGTCAAAGTATTACAAATTGATACTGAAGGCGCTAAAAGTGATGCGACAACAACAATTGTGGAAGATACTACACCACCAGAGTCTCCTAAAATAACTGACATAGATGAAAAAGATCAAATGGTAAGTGGAACTGCTGAGAAGAATAGTACAGTTTCCATTTATAACCAAGCGAAAAAGCTTCTTGGAAGTGGGAAAGCTTCTGACCAAGGCGTTGTGAATTTCCACCTAGATGATACTTCAGCAAAAGCAGGAGATAGTTTAATTGCAGTAGCAGAAGATCAAGCAGGGAATAAGAGTAAAGAAACAGAGGTAGCGGTTACTTCTTCTGGAAGTAGTGACACCACAAGTAGTAGCTCAACGAGCGATACCACAAGTAGCACCTCAACGAGTGATACCACAAGTAGCACCTCAACGAGTGATACCACAAGTAGCACCTCAACGAGTGATACTACAAGTAGCACCTCAACGAGTGATACTACAAGTAGTACCTCAACGAGTGATACCACAAGTAGCACCTCAACGAGTGACACCACAAGTAGTAGCTCAACGAGTGACACCACAAGTAGCACCTCAACAAATAGTGGAGAGTCTGGCGGGTCTGGCACCGTGCCAACAAGTAGCGCGAACAATCATTCTGATAGCAATCACAATGGTGGAGCATCTCGAAAACTACCAAGAACAAATGAACAATCTAATTATTTACTTGTTACAATAGGCGGTATTTTATTAGCAAGTGTTGCCTGGATAATGAGTAAATTACGAAAGGAACAATAA
- a CDS encoding HAD family hydrolase — protein sequence MKKKLIAFDLDGTLLDSKKRITNKTKLALKRLREAGHLVTIATGRSLPLSIEVIKEGDFDHYVLCNGALAYVKHQVVYQNPLDRQAFKRLLQATQEKGIDLAYQNMDAIYRHSDFDRKKMERAMFSFGACVPPKKSFSENKKTIYQALAFYGENQEGIFSSEFPEFRFVRWHEEAVDVLPHDGSKAQALLHMANNQGIHQEDIIAFGDGENDREMLQLAGTGIVMGNATDDLKKIGDYVTESHDEEGIFQALEALHILE from the coding sequence ATGAAGAAAAAATTAATTGCATTTGATTTGGATGGTACCTTATTGGATAGTAAAAAAAGGATAACGAACAAGACAAAATTAGCCTTAAAAAGGTTGCGTGAAGCAGGTCATTTGGTTACGATTGCAACTGGTAGAAGCTTACCTTTGTCCATAGAAGTAATCAAAGAAGGAGACTTTGATCATTACGTTTTGTGTAATGGTGCACTAGCTTATGTAAAACATCAAGTGGTCTACCAAAATCCACTTGATAGACAGGCGTTTAAGCGCCTACTGCAAGCAACACAGGAAAAAGGCATCGATTTGGCCTATCAAAATATGGATGCCATCTATCGTCATTCTGATTTTGATAGAAAAAAAATGGAACGTGCTATGTTTAGCTTTGGGGCTTGTGTTCCACCAAAGAAATCTTTTAGTGAAAACAAAAAAACGATTTACCAAGCGCTAGCTTTTTATGGAGAGAATCAAGAGGGAATATTTTCCTCAGAGTTTCCCGAGTTTCGTTTTGTTCGCTGGCACGAGGAGGCGGTGGATGTTTTGCCTCATGATGGCTCAAAAGCGCAAGCCTTGTTGCATATGGCAAACAACCAAGGGATTCACCAAGAAGATATTATTGCTTTTGGCGATGGTGAAAATGATCGTGAGATGCTTCAGCTTGCTGGAACAGGTATTGTCATGGGGAATGCAACGGATGATCTGAAAAAAATTGGCGATTATGTGACGGAAAGCCACGATGAAGAAGGAATTTTTCAAGCACTTGAAGCACTCCATATCTTAGAATGA
- the rpsD gene encoding 30S ribosomal protein S4: MSRYTGPSWKVSRRLGISLSGTGKELARRPYAPGQHGPNSRNKLSEYGMQMAEKQKLRNMYGMNERQFRNLFVQAGQIKEGKHGVNFMILLEQRLDNVVYRLGLATTRRQARQLVNHGHVTVDGKRVDIPSYRVQVGQVISIREKSQNIEVIKVAAESAIGRPAFVSFDAEKLEGSLTRLPEREELYAEIDEALIVEFYNNIM, encoded by the coding sequence ATGTCTCGTTATACAGGACCAAGTTGGAAAGTTTCACGTCGTCTAGGAATCTCTTTATCTGGTACAGGGAAAGAATTAGCACGTCGCCCTTATGCACCAGGTCAACACGGACCAAACAGCCGTAACAAATTATCAGAATATGGTATGCAAATGGCTGAAAAACAAAAATTACGTAACATGTATGGCATGAACGAACGTCAATTCCGTAACTTATTCGTACAAGCTGGTCAAATCAAAGAAGGTAAACACGGTGTTAACTTTATGATTTTACTAGAACAACGTTTAGATAATGTTGTTTACCGTTTAGGTCTTGCAACTACACGTCGTCAAGCTCGTCAGCTTGTAAATCATGGTCATGTTACTGTTGATGGCAAACGCGTAGATATCCCTTCTTACCGCGTTCAAGTTGGACAAGTAATTTCTATCCGTGAAAAATCTCAAAATATCGAAGTAATCAAAGTAGCTGCTGAATCAGCAATTGGTCGCCCTGCTTTTGTTAGCTTTGATGCTGAAAAACTAGAAGGTAGCCTAACTCGTCTTCCAGAGCGTGAAGAACTTTACGCTGAAATCGACGAAGCGCTTATCGTTGAATTCTACAACAACATTATGTAA
- a CDS encoding transporter substrate-binding domain-containing protein: MKSKKSLISVLFFLTLVIISGCKAQTSEQDNSWQKVSKSNQLTVATAGTLFPASYHDKNNQLTGYDVEVIKEVAKRLDINVTFKESNIDGMLAALQNGSADLAANDFSLNKTQSKKFVLSSPIKYSFGSMVVRKSDDSGIQSLKDLKGKKAAGEATTNYMKIAEKFGAKLVSYDNATNDQYLTDVANGRTDVILNDYYLQKMALGALPDVPVKILKDVYYNPTHSGFLLKKENQALRKKINQTIKTMREDGTLTKISQKFFYADVTKEPNIEIKTTVDVN, translated from the coding sequence ATGAAAAGTAAAAAAAGCCTAATAAGTGTACTATTTTTTCTGACATTGGTGATAATTTCAGGATGTAAAGCACAAACAAGTGAGCAAGATAACAGTTGGCAAAAAGTGTCAAAAAGTAATCAGTTGACCGTTGCAACTGCGGGAACGTTATTTCCAGCATCTTATCATGATAAAAATAATCAGCTCACAGGGTATGATGTTGAAGTGATTAAAGAGGTAGCAAAACGTTTGGATATAAACGTGACATTTAAGGAAAGTAATATTGACGGGATGCTAGCTGCACTCCAAAACGGCTCAGCTGATTTAGCAGCCAATGACTTTTCGCTTAATAAAACACAATCTAAAAAATTTGTTTTGTCGAGCCCTATCAAATATTCATTTGGGAGTATGGTTGTTCGAAAAAGTGATGATTCGGGGATTCAGTCTTTAAAGGATTTAAAAGGAAAAAAAGCTGCTGGGGAAGCAACAACGAATTATATGAAAATTGCTGAAAAATTCGGGGCAAAACTGGTTAGCTATGATAATGCCACTAACGATCAGTATTTAACCGACGTGGCGAATGGACGAACAGACGTGATCTTAAATGATTACTATCTTCAAAAAATGGCTTTAGGTGCGTTGCCAGATGTACCAGTTAAAATTTTAAAGGATGTTTACTACAATCCGACGCATTCAGGATTTTTATTAAAAAAGGAGAATCAAGCATTGCGAAAAAAAATCAATCAAACGATTAAAACAATGCGAGAAGACGGAACACTCACAAAGATTTCACAAAAATTCTTTTATGCAGATGTAACCAAAGAACCAAATATTGAAATAAAAACAACAGTGGATGTAAATTAG